A stretch of Faecalibacterium duncaniae DNA encodes these proteins:
- a CDS encoding bile acid:sodium symporter family protein, translating into MKTLEKVSDFVGKYMAGIVIVVAALALFFPGTFSVVKTAWVNTLLGIVMFGMGLTLKPEDFKVVFSRPKDVIIGCIAQFTLMPFLAWALTQVFHLPTELAIGVILVGTCPGGTSSNVMTYLSKGDVALSVGMTAVSTVLAPFLTPLLTLLYAGQRVEVNPVNMFLSIVKVVLVPIALGFVVNHFFHAFTQNAVRVLPLISTTAIVLIICAVVSANSAKIMTSGLLILAVVILHNLLGYLTGFGVGKLLKLDSTKCRAISIEVGMQNSGLATSLAAAHFAQYPLATIPGAVFSVWHNISGAVLANFFARTAEKKD; encoded by the coding sequence ATGAAAACACTGGAAAAAGTAAGCGACTTTGTAGGCAAGTATATGGCTGGCATCGTCATTGTGGTGGCAGCGCTGGCCCTGTTCTTCCCCGGCACATTCAGCGTGGTAAAGACCGCATGGGTCAACACCCTGCTGGGCATCGTTATGTTCGGCATGGGCCTTACCCTGAAGCCGGAGGATTTCAAGGTGGTGTTCAGCCGCCCGAAGGACGTGATCATCGGCTGCATCGCACAGTTCACGCTGATGCCCTTCCTTGCATGGGCGCTGACGCAGGTGTTCCATCTGCCCACTGAGCTGGCCATCGGTGTCATCCTTGTGGGCACCTGCCCCGGCGGCACCTCCTCTAACGTGATGACCTATCTGTCCAAGGGCGATGTTGCACTGTCCGTTGGCATGACTGCTGTTTCCACCGTGCTGGCTCCGTTCCTCACCCCGCTGCTCACTCTGCTGTATGCCGGTCAGCGCGTGGAGGTGAACCCCGTGAATATGTTCCTGTCTATCGTCAAGGTGGTGCTGGTTCCCATCGCACTGGGCTTTGTGGTCAATCACTTCTTCCACGCCTTCACCCAGAATGCCGTCCGTGTGCTGCCGCTGATCTCCACCACTGCTATCGTGCTCATCATCTGCGCCGTTGTGTCCGCAAACTCCGCTAAGATCATGACCAGCGGCCTGCTGATCCTGGCCGTGGTCATCCTGCACAACCTGCTGGGCTATCTCACCGGCTTTGGCGTGGGCAAGCTGCTGAAGCTGGACTCCACCAAGTGCCGTGCAATTTCCATCGAGGTCGGTATGCAGAACTCCGGTCTGGCCACCTCTCTGGCCGCTGCCCACTTTGCACAGTATCCGCTGGCAACCATCCCCGGTGCGGTGTTCTCTGTGTGGCATAACATTTCCGGTGCTGTCCTTGCCAACTTCTTTGCCCGCACTGCAGAGAAGAAGGACTGA
- a CDS encoding DUF6514 family protein: MKLIFQKFSTIFRKNIHFHFPVRIFTAPPVSPDMQNTPPNFEILAVYFDAKRWYINFVRTFCGQRTCIHAAVSKRRDNFDREVIGVFWYHCVMERLYHPACGAYTSFGIAACSTSHGRHRKLRFISDVSVDPVRVLRLAARCTACQLDPSQLMDVVEDLLAE, translated from the coding sequence GTGAAGTTGATTTTCCAAAAATTTTCTACGATATTCCGTAAAAATATTCATTTCCATTTTCCGGTTCGTATTTTTACTGCACCACCGGTTTCACCGGACATGCAAAACACGCCGCCAAATTTTGAAATTTTGGCTGTTTATTTTGATGCCAAGAGATGGTATATAAATTTTGTCAGAACATTTTGTGGGCAGCGAACCTGCATTCACGCAGCCGTTTCAAAGCGGCGTGACAATTTTGATAGAGAGGTGATTGGTGTGTTTTGGTATCATTGTGTTATGGAACGACTTTATCATCCCGCGTGTGGTGCGTATACATCCTTTGGCATCGCCGCGTGTTCTACATCTCACGGACGACACCGAAAACTGCGGTTCATCTCAGATGTCTCCGTTGACCCGGTGCGGGTCCTTCGCCTGGCCGCGCGCTGTACCGCGTGCCAGCTCGATCCGTCCCAGCTGATGGATGTGGTGGAGGATCTGCTGGCGGAATAA
- a CDS encoding nucleoside phosphorylase, with the protein MIQKHDLPILEYDFDSIEVIRPNHGAEQLVLPEKCVFGFLGDVIDDYAFEMDAVIAEHFETITKSYPVYIVHQNGLEFCLCQAPLGAAAAAQLLDFLISCGCKKIIAAGSCGVLTDLDENEFLIPIRAMRDEGTSYHYLPAARFVDLEPSAIKAIEQTFCALNIPFQKCITWTTDGFFRETRDMVEYRKSEGCATVEMECAALAACAQKRGAVFGQILYTADSLANVYVHDERDWGKGSLRKALELCINVLITM; encoded by the coding sequence ATTCTTGAATACGATTTTGATTCGATTGAGGTCATCAGGCCCAATCATGGCGCAGAGCAGCTCGTCCTTCCGGAAAAATGTGTGTTTGGTTTTCTGGGTGATGTGATTGATGATTACGCATTTGAAATGGATGCAGTCATTGCCGAACACTTTGAAACCATTACAAAAAGCTATCCTGTTTATATCGTCCATCAAAATGGGCTGGAATTTTGCCTGTGTCAGGCACCGCTGGGAGCTGCCGCGGCTGCACAGCTTCTGGATTTTTTGATCTCCTGCGGATGCAAAAAAATTATTGCAGCCGGTTCCTGCGGAGTGCTGACCGATTTGGACGAAAACGAATTCTTGATTCCAATCAGGGCGATGCGCGATGAAGGCACTTCGTATCATTATCTTCCAGCCGCTCGGTTTGTTGATTTGGAGCCTTCCGCAATAAAAGCCATTGAGCAGACTTTTTGTGCGTTGAATATTCCGTTTCAAAAATGTATCACATGGACAACGGATGGTTTTTTCCGAGAAACACGAGATATGGTAGAATATCGCAAATCCGAGGGCTGTGCCACAGTTGAAATGGAGTGTGCTGCACTGGCCGCCTGTGCCCAGAAGCGTGGTGCAGTCTTTGGCCAGATTCTCTACACTGCCGATTCCCTTGCGAATGTTTATGTCCATGATGAGAGAGATTGGGGAAAGGGCTCTTTGCGGAAAGCGCTGGAGCTTTGCATCAATGTTCTTATCACCATGTGA
- a CDS encoding NCS2 family permease, producing MLEKIFHLKENHTDVKTELMAGVTTFMTMAYILAVNPSILSASGMDANAVLIATSLASFVGTALMALLANYPFALAPGMGLNAYFSYTVVLTMGYSWQLALMAVFVEGIIFIVLSLTNVREAIFNAIPMTLKSAVSVGIGLFVAFVGLQNAKLIVNSDSTLVTYQHFKGETFHSIGVGAILALVGVLITAILLVKKVKGGILYGILITWVLGILCELTGIYIPNPDAGMYSVIPTSFISFDFSALGKTFGQVFKTDFSGVGILNFFAVMFSFLFVDLFDTLGTLIGVASKADMLDEEGKLPNIKGALMADSIATCAGAVLGTSTTTTFVESASGVTEGGRTGLTSMTTGVLFLLAVVFSPLFLTIPSFATAPALIIVGFYMMGSALKIEFDDPAEGIPAFLTILAMPTAYSISEGIAIGVISWTLLNVLTGKAKEKKISPLMYVLTVLFILKYVLL from the coding sequence ATGTTAGAAAAGATCTTTCACCTGAAAGAAAACCACACCGATGTCAAGACCGAACTCATGGCGGGTGTCACCACCTTTATGACGATGGCCTACATCCTTGCGGTCAACCCCAGCATCCTCTCCGCTTCTGGCATGGATGCCAATGCGGTCCTGATCGCCACCTCGCTGGCATCGTTCGTTGGCACTGCCCTGATGGCTCTGCTGGCCAACTATCCGTTCGCTCTGGCTCCCGGCATGGGCCTGAACGCCTACTTCTCCTACACGGTCGTCCTGACCATGGGTTACAGCTGGCAGCTGGCCCTGATGGCCGTTTTTGTGGAGGGCATCATCTTCATCGTGCTGAGCCTGACCAATGTGCGTGAGGCCATCTTCAACGCCATCCCCATGACCCTGAAGAGCGCTGTCAGCGTGGGCATCGGCCTGTTCGTTGCTTTCGTCGGCCTGCAGAACGCAAAGCTGATCGTGAACAGCGATTCCACCCTTGTCACCTATCAGCACTTCAAGGGCGAGACCTTCCACAGCATCGGCGTGGGTGCGATCCTCGCTCTGGTGGGCGTGCTCATCACCGCCATCCTGCTGGTCAAAAAGGTCAAGGGCGGCATCCTGTACGGCATCCTCATCACCTGGGTGCTGGGCATCCTCTGCGAGCTGACCGGCATCTACATCCCCAACCCCGATGCCGGCATGTACAGCGTCATCCCTACCAGCTTCATCAGCTTCGATTTCTCTGCTCTGGGCAAGACCTTTGGTCAGGTGTTCAAGACCGATTTCTCCGGCGTGGGCATCCTGAACTTCTTCGCCGTGATGTTCTCCTTCCTCTTCGTTGACCTGTTTGATACCCTGGGCACCCTGATCGGTGTTGCTTCCAAGGCCGACATGCTGGATGAGGAGGGCAAGCTGCCCAACATCAAGGGCGCGCTGATGGCCGACTCCATCGCCACCTGCGCCGGTGCCGTGCTGGGCACCTCCACCACCACCACCTTCGTCGAGAGCGCTTCCGGCGTGACCGAGGGCGGCCGCACCGGCCTGACCTCCATGACCACCGGTGTGCTGTTCCTGCTGGCCGTGGTGTTCAGCCCCCTGTTCCTGACCATCCCCAGCTTTGCGACCGCTCCGGCCCTGATCATCGTTGGCTTCTACATGATGGGTTCTGCCCTGAAGATCGAGTTCGACGATCCTGCTGAGGGCATCCCCGCATTCCTGACCATCCTGGCAATGCCCACTGCATACAGCATCTCTGAGGGCATCGCCATCGGTGTCATCTCCTGGACCCTGCTGAATGTCCTCACCGGCAAGGCCAAGGAGAAGAAGATCAGCCCCCTGATGTATGTGCTGACCGTTCTGTTCATCCTGAAATACGTCCTGCTGTAA
- a CDS encoding recombinase family protein, whose amino-acid sequence MANTDYGYIRVSTREQNEARQKLALRAFGIPEQNIYLDKQSGKDFDRPQYQALLRRIKKDDVLYVKSIDRLGRNYDEILAQWRYLTKDREVDIVVLDMPLLDTRRGKDLMGTFLGDIVLQVLSFVAENERSNIRQRQAEGIAAAKARGVRLGRPPKPLPKSFFLAVERWKKGELSGKQAAEACSMPVSSFYYRAKKQEKEKPL is encoded by the coding sequence ATAGCAAATACAGACTATGGATATATCAGGGTTAGCACGCGGGAACAGAATGAAGCGCGCCAGAAACTGGCGCTGCGCGCCTTCGGAATTCCGGAGCAGAACATTTACCTTGATAAGCAGTCCGGCAAGGATTTTGACCGTCCACAGTATCAGGCACTTTTGCGCCGCATCAAAAAAGACGATGTGCTCTATGTCAAAAGCATTGACCGGCTGGGCCGCAATTACGACGAGATTCTGGCGCAGTGGAGGTATCTGACCAAAGACAGGGAGGTGGATATCGTTGTGCTGGACATGCCGCTGCTGGACACCCGACGCGGCAAAGATCTGATGGGAACATTCCTGGGTGATATCGTTTTGCAAGTGCTCTCCTTTGTGGCAGAAAACGAGCGCTCCAATATCCGTCAGCGGCAGGCTGAGGGAATTGCTGCTGCAAAAGCCAGAGGGGTTCGTCTGGGCAGACCGCCAAAGCCGTTGCCGAAGTCGTTTTTTCTGGCGGTCGAACGTTGGAAAAAAGGAGAACTTTCCGGCAAGCAAGCCGCAGAAGCGTGCAGTATGCCTGTGAGCAGCTTTTATTATCGGGCGAAAAAGCAGGAGAAAGAGAAGCCTCTCTAA
- a CDS encoding MBOAT family O-acyltransferase, giving the protein MQFNSFLFILCFLPLVLLGYFTLGRVHPVWNKLVLIGASLFFYAYAEPRTLLPLGLSLLVNYIFSKLLESEKLRWRRFFLAVPVCINAALLLYFKYLNFAITNYNALFHTEHALKTLLLPVGISFFTFQQIAYLVSVYRKELLKADLIDYLAYITYFPKLLMGPLMEPVDFVEQLNDLDRKKINWDNLACGVKIFSFGLFKKVMLADTFAAAVAWGYSNLGVATAMDWLLVMLFYTFEIYFDFSGYSDMAVGVSMMLNIDLPINFDSPYKALSIRDFWKRWHISLTKFFTKYVYIPLGGSRKGLFFTYLNTMIIFVISGIWHGANWTFLLWGILHGLMMVFDRIFGKLEEKIFEPVRWAVSFFCVNVLWLLFRSDSIGQWKQIIKTIAQFNSTSISEGLLNSFVLPEAGFLTDVLHIGRLTNGMHGFWMLLFVFGSLLLCLVPENNYKKRMQNSGFTMLLAAVAFVWSFICLSAESVFVYFNF; this is encoded by the coding sequence ATGCAGTTCAATTCGTTTTTGTTCATCCTGTGCTTTCTGCCCCTTGTCCTACTGGGCTATTTTACGCTGGGGCGTGTCCATCCTGTATGGAACAAACTTGTGCTTATCGGAGCCAGCCTGTTTTTCTATGCGTATGCTGAACCGAGAACACTGCTGCCCCTTGGGCTGAGCCTGCTGGTCAATTATATCTTTTCAAAACTGCTTGAGAGCGAAAAGCTCCGTTGGCGGCGTTTTTTCCTGGCAGTACCGGTCTGCATCAATGCTGCGCTGCTGCTCTATTTTAAGTACCTCAACTTTGCAATCACCAATTACAATGCACTGTTCCATACAGAACATGCCCTGAAAACTCTGCTTCTGCCAGTGGGCATCAGTTTTTTCACGTTCCAACAAATCGCATATCTTGTCTCGGTGTACCGTAAGGAACTGCTCAAAGCAGACTTGATCGATTATCTGGCCTACATCACATATTTTCCCAAGCTGCTGATGGGCCCGCTGATGGAACCGGTGGACTTTGTGGAGCAGCTCAATGATCTTGACCGAAAAAAGATCAACTGGGACAACCTGGCCTGCGGTGTAAAAATTTTCAGCTTCGGCCTGTTCAAGAAGGTCATGCTTGCTGACACCTTTGCTGCAGCTGTCGCATGGGGGTACAGTAACCTTGGCGTGGCCACAGCAATGGACTGGCTTTTGGTGATGCTGTTTTATACGTTTGAGATCTATTTTGATTTCAGCGGTTACAGTGATATGGCTGTTGGTGTTTCCATGATGTTGAACATCGATCTCCCTATCAACTTCGATTCGCCCTACAAAGCGCTGTCTATCCGTGATTTCTGGAAGCGCTGGCATATCTCGCTGACGAAGTTCTTTACGAAATATGTCTATATTCCACTGGGCGGCAGTCGGAAAGGCCTGTTCTTTACATATTTGAACACCATGATCATTTTTGTTATCAGCGGTATATGGCATGGTGCGAACTGGACGTTCCTGCTCTGGGGCATTCTGCATGGCCTGATGATGGTATTTGACCGGATATTCGGAAAGCTGGAGGAAAAGATTTTTGAGCCTGTCCGCTGGGCAGTTTCCTTTTTCTGCGTCAATGTCCTCTGGCTGCTGTTCCGCTCAGATTCCATCGGACAATGGAAGCAGATCATCAAAACGATTGCACAGTTTAACAGCACCTCGATCAGTGAGGGTCTGCTCAACAGCTTTGTTCTACCAGAGGCAGGCTTCCTGACAGATGTGCTCCATATCGGCAGACTGACCAACGGAATGCACGGCTTCTGGATGCTGTTGTTTGTTTTTGGCTCCCTGTTACTCTGCCTTGTTCCTGAAAACAATTATAAGAAACGGATGCAGAACTCTGGTTTTACGATGTTGTTGGCGGCAGTTGCCTTTGTCTGGAGCTTTATCTGCCTGAGTGCGGAATCTGTATTCGTTTATTTCAATTTCTGA
- the mscL gene encoding large conductance mechanosensitive channel protein MscL, translated as MAEQKIKGVKKFFEEFKAFAMRGNVLDMAVGVVVGSAFTAIVNSLVGDVINPLIGLFFNNDFSEVVVKIGDVDLKIGSFISAIINFLIVAFVLFLVLKAFNAVFNKKKEEAEEAPAEPTTKVCPYCQSEISIKAVRCPQCTSKLEGFPEIND; from the coding sequence ATGGCAGAACAAAAGATCAAGGGTGTCAAAAAGTTTTTTGAGGAGTTCAAGGCCTTTGCCATGCGCGGCAACGTGCTGGATATGGCAGTTGGTGTGGTCGTCGGCTCGGCATTCACGGCAATCGTGAATTCTCTGGTGGGCGATGTCATCAATCCGCTGATCGGTCTGTTCTTCAACAACGATTTCTCTGAAGTTGTTGTCAAGATCGGCGATGTTGATCTGAAGATCGGCTCGTTCATCAGCGCGATCATCAATTTCCTGATCGTTGCCTTTGTGCTGTTCCTGGTGCTGAAGGCCTTCAACGCCGTGTTCAACAAGAAGAAGGAAGAGGCCGAGGAAGCTCCTGCGGAGCCGACCACCAAGGTCTGCCCCTACTGCCAGAGCGAGATCTCCATCAAGGCCGTGCGCTGCCCCCAGTGCACCTCCAAGCTGGAAGGCTTCCCCGAGATCAACGACTGA